The Nocardioides sp. S-1144 genome includes a region encoding these proteins:
- a CDS encoding MCE family protein, protein MITRRTKAQLVVFVIITLVGVTYVGARYARLDKVVRDDAYAVTAHFSEAGGIFAGAEVTYRGVGVGTVDRLELTEEGVDVVLEIDDEHDDIPADAVALVGNRSAVGEQYVELQPQVDPGDGVAVLEEGAEIANTNTRTPIATETLLADLATTVGSVDREALRTTVTELGDAFEDSGPDLQKIIDTGTSFIDAANENFDITTRLIEDSNTVLSTQVFSESSLRTFARQLSRFSGTLADADPDLRRVIDEGSFAANQLRGLIEDNRVELGDLLNNLVTTGSIVVEHLDGIEQVLVLYPYIVEGGVTVASKDPVTGLYDAHFGLVITDAKPCTAGYEGTDRRSPQDRFEDPPMNEDARCTEPASVTNARGAQNLPPRAAPGYDAPTVASYDPGTGEVTWTGDGAGPLPSTGSVAPPSLGRESWKWLYLQPMTGP, encoded by the coding sequence ATGATCACCCGTCGCACCAAGGCCCAGCTGGTGGTCTTCGTGATCATCACCCTGGTCGGCGTCACCTACGTCGGCGCGCGCTACGCCCGCCTCGACAAGGTGGTGCGCGACGACGCCTACGCCGTGACCGCCCACTTCTCCGAGGCCGGCGGCATCTTCGCCGGGGCCGAGGTCACCTACCGCGGCGTGGGCGTGGGCACCGTCGACCGGCTCGAGCTGACCGAGGAGGGGGTCGACGTCGTCCTCGAGATCGACGACGAGCACGACGACATCCCCGCCGACGCCGTCGCGCTGGTCGGCAACCGGTCCGCGGTCGGGGAGCAGTACGTCGAGCTCCAGCCCCAGGTCGACCCGGGCGACGGCGTCGCCGTCCTCGAGGAGGGCGCGGAGATCGCCAACACCAACACCCGCACGCCGATCGCCACCGAGACGCTGCTGGCCGACCTCGCGACGACGGTCGGCTCCGTCGACCGCGAGGCGCTGCGCACCACGGTGACCGAGCTCGGCGACGCCTTCGAGGACTCCGGGCCGGACCTGCAGAAGATCATCGACACCGGCACCTCGTTCATCGACGCCGCCAACGAGAACTTCGACATCACCACCCGGCTGATCGAGGACAGCAACACGGTGCTGTCGACCCAGGTGTTCTCGGAGAGCTCCCTGCGCACCTTCGCCCGGCAGCTCTCCCGGTTCAGCGGCACGCTGGCCGACGCCGACCCCGACCTGCGCCGGGTCATCGACGAGGGGTCCTTCGCGGCCAACCAGCTGCGCGGGCTGATCGAGGACAACCGCGTCGAGCTCGGCGACCTGCTCAACAACCTGGTCACGACCGGCTCCATCGTGGTGGAGCACCTCGACGGCATCGAGCAGGTGCTGGTGCTCTACCCCTACATCGTCGAGGGCGGGGTCACCGTCGCCTCCAAGGACCCGGTCACCGGGCTGTACGACGCTCACTTCGGCCTGGTCATCACCGACGCCAAGCCCTGCACGGCCGGCTACGAGGGCACCGACCGGCGCAGCCCGCAGGACCGCTTCGAGGACCCGCCGATGAACGAGGACGCCCGCTGCACCGAGCCCGCGTCGGTCACCAACGCCCGGGGCGCCCAGAACCTCCCGCCGCGCGCGGCGCCCGGGTACGACGCCCCCACGGTGGCGTCCTACGACCCGGGGACCGGCGAGGTCACGTGGACCGGCGACGGTGCCGGCCCGCTCCCCAGCACCGGTAGCGTGGCTCCGCCGTCACTCGGAAGGGAGTCGTGGAAGTGGTTGTACCTCCAGCCGATGACCGGGCCGTGA
- a CDS encoding MCE family protein yields the protein MNRLVRTLVALLLGSVVLSGCDFDVYDLPLPGGTDVGEDPLTVTVEFEDVLDLVPQSNVRVNDVAVGRVTAVELEGYHAEVTLLLRNDTQLPADAVASIRQTSLLGEKFVSLAAPAGGGRGRLADGAVIPLERSGNNPEVEEVLGALSLVLNGGGLEKLRTISTEVNDALEGREGSFRSVLTQVADLMAQLDANKTDIVAAITSLNELSVEVRRQQPSIDNALDELPSALLSIDRQRGDLVRMLTALERLGDVGVRVINRSKDDTVTALRLLDPVLEQLANSGDDLVNSFNAILTYPFVDEVVGRDPQVARNLHMGDYVNLSVQLDLDLTDLPDLPGIPCDPLSSVPDDLPLVQIDLDGLCQDAQDAIAECLNAPSLRECRDLPAGVIQAVCANVTLPVLCGILGGVTGGGEGTPGLPGVPGLPPLPEVPDLGDILDGLLNPRPAPGGPDRTRRTTLGELSEYYDPALVTLLTPGMVTR from the coding sequence GTGAACCGCCTCGTGCGCACCCTGGTCGCGCTGCTGCTGGGCAGCGTCGTGCTGTCGGGCTGCGACTTCGACGTCTACGACCTGCCGCTCCCCGGTGGCACCGACGTGGGGGAGGACCCCCTCACGGTCACCGTCGAGTTCGAGGACGTGCTCGACCTCGTGCCCCAGTCGAACGTGCGGGTCAACGACGTCGCCGTCGGCCGGGTGACGGCGGTGGAGCTGGAGGGCTACCACGCCGAGGTGACCCTGCTGCTCCGCAACGACACCCAGCTGCCCGCGGACGCCGTCGCCTCGATCCGCCAGACCAGCCTGCTCGGCGAGAAGTTCGTCTCGCTGGCCGCCCCCGCGGGCGGCGGGCGGGGCCGGCTGGCCGACGGCGCCGTCATCCCGCTCGAGCGCAGCGGCAACAACCCCGAGGTCGAGGAGGTCCTCGGCGCCCTCAGCCTGGTCCTCAACGGCGGCGGCCTCGAGAAGCTCCGCACGATCTCCACCGAGGTCAACGACGCCCTCGAGGGCCGGGAGGGCTCCTTCCGCTCGGTGCTCACCCAGGTGGCCGACCTGATGGCCCAGCTCGACGCGAACAAGACCGACATCGTCGCTGCGATCACCTCGCTCAACGAGCTCTCCGTCGAGGTGCGCCGGCAACAGCCGAGCATCGACAACGCCCTCGACGAGCTGCCCAGCGCCCTGCTCTCGATCGACCGGCAGCGCGGCGACCTGGTCCGGATGCTCACCGCGCTCGAGCGGCTCGGCGACGTCGGCGTCCGCGTCATCAACCGGTCAAAGGACGACACGGTCACGGCGCTGCGGCTGCTCGACCCGGTGCTGGAGCAGCTCGCGAACTCCGGCGACGACCTCGTGAACTCGTTCAACGCGATCCTGACCTACCCCTTCGTCGACGAGGTCGTCGGCCGCGACCCGCAGGTCGCCCGGAACCTGCACATGGGCGACTACGTGAACCTGTCGGTGCAGCTCGACCTCGACCTCACCGACCTGCCCGACCTCCCCGGCATCCCGTGCGACCCGCTGAGCTCGGTCCCCGACGACCTGCCGCTGGTGCAGATCGACCTCGACGGGCTGTGCCAGGACGCCCAGGACGCGATCGCGGAGTGCCTCAACGCACCGTCGCTGCGCGAGTGCCGCGACCTGCCCGCCGGCGTCATCCAGGCGGTGTGCGCCAACGTGACGCTCCCGGTGCTGTGCGGCATCCTCGGCGGCGTCACCGGCGGCGGCGAGGGCACCCCGGGCCTGCCCGGCGTCCCCGGACTGCCGCCGCTGCCCGAGGTGCCCGACCTCGGCGACATCCTCGACGGCCTGCTCAACCCCCGCCCGGCGCCCGGCGGCCCCGACCGGACGCGGCGGACCACCCTCGGCGAGCTGTCGGAGTACTACGACCCGGCCCTCGTGACCCTGCTGACACCCGGGATGGTGACGCGATGA
- a CDS encoding MCE family protein, translating to MSDGPLSLRRAVVPLVLLMLVVAAGLTLFQDGEEDKTVTAWFPRTVSLYEGSDVRVLGVPVGKVESITPEGTRVKVVMTYDPEVQLPRDAKAVLVSPAIVGDRYVQLTPAYTGGAEMADGAELEALSQVPLELDEIYSSLDRLTVALGPNGANADGALTDLLQVTADNFGGQGEQFNQTVKDVGRLSETLDDNKEELFGAAAELQKFITTLADNDTTVRDFNDSLGRVSTLLAGEREELAGSLRNLGIALDQVSGFVRENREILSEDITGLNRVAKVLVKQRKALDETLRIAPLALNNLQLTYNPDTGTLDTNANISNLVNEITSDPAAVLCALVSANDDDGKVCDLIQTLPLPRAATFGPGTGSLYENPSDPTLGGFVPSGATGPATTTSTSGGQR from the coding sequence ATGAGTGACGGACCCCTGAGCCTGCGACGCGCCGTCGTCCCGCTCGTGCTGCTGATGCTCGTGGTCGCGGCCGGCCTGACGCTGTTCCAGGACGGCGAGGAGGACAAGACGGTCACCGCCTGGTTCCCGCGCACCGTCTCGCTCTACGAGGGCAGCGACGTCCGGGTGCTGGGCGTGCCGGTCGGGAAGGTCGAGTCGATCACCCCGGAGGGCACCCGGGTGAAGGTCGTGATGACCTACGACCCGGAGGTGCAGCTGCCGAGGGACGCGAAGGCCGTCCTCGTCTCCCCGGCGATCGTCGGCGACCGCTACGTGCAGCTCACGCCGGCCTACACGGGGGGCGCCGAGATGGCCGACGGCGCCGAGCTCGAGGCGCTCAGCCAGGTGCCGCTCGAGCTCGACGAGATCTACTCCAGCCTCGACCGGCTCACCGTCGCCCTCGGTCCGAACGGCGCGAACGCCGACGGCGCGCTCACCGACCTGCTCCAGGTCACCGCCGACAACTTCGGCGGCCAGGGCGAGCAGTTCAACCAGACCGTCAAGGACGTCGGCCGGCTCAGCGAGACCCTCGACGACAACAAGGAGGAGCTCTTCGGCGCGGCCGCGGAGCTGCAGAAGTTCATCACCACGCTCGCCGACAACGACACGACGGTGCGCGACTTCAACGACTCCCTCGGCCGGGTCTCCACGCTGCTCGCCGGCGAGCGCGAGGAGCTGGCCGGGTCGCTGAGGAACCTCGGGATCGCCCTCGACCAGGTCTCCGGCTTCGTCCGGGAGAACCGCGAGATCCTCAGCGAGGACATCACCGGCCTCAACCGCGTCGCCAAGGTCCTGGTCAAGCAGCGCAAGGCCCTCGACGAGACCCTGCGCATCGCGCCCCTGGCGCTCAACAACCTCCAGCTGACCTACAACCCCGACACCGGCACCCTCGACACGAACGCCAACATCTCCAACCTGGTCAACGAGATCACCTCCGACCCGGCCGCCGTGCTGTGCGCCCTGGTGAGCGCCAACGACGACGACGGCAAGGTGTGCGACCTGATCCAGACGCTCCCGCTCCCGCGGGCCGCGACCTTCGGGCCCGGCACCGGCTCGCTGTACGAGAACCCGTCGGACCCGACGCTCGGCGGCTTCGTGCCGAGCGGCGCGACCGGCCCCGCCACCACCACGTCCACCTCGGGGGGCCAGCGGTGA
- a CDS encoding MCE family protein: protein MKPFRDRNPVVIGAASLMVIVLLLLAAFRAQDLPLIGGGDTYHALFEDAGGLKANDEVRLAGVRVGKVEEIALAEGKVKVTFRVDTDAEFGTETGASIQVKTLLGSMYLSLDPAGDDQLEADSVIPVERTSEPFSVTKAFEGLADTIGDGESDPGIDTDQLAESLSVLADLTRNTPEEFRGALDGLSRLSSNLADRDDELNSLLQNLKRVSTVLDDRDEDIVALMEDADTLFEALLQRRQQLHDLLVGTRTLSTELTRLVRQSRTDLKPALEQLDSVLDVITKNEDNLDNSLRLMAPFYRVFANTLGTGPWFDTYIQNLPPIPNIPNGGLGG from the coding sequence ATGAAGCCCTTCCGCGACCGCAACCCCGTCGTCATCGGCGCCGCCAGCCTCATGGTGATCGTGCTGCTGCTCCTGGCCGCGTTCCGTGCCCAGGACCTCCCGCTCATCGGGGGCGGCGACACCTACCACGCCCTGTTCGAGGACGCCGGCGGCCTCAAGGCCAACGACGAGGTCCGCCTGGCCGGGGTCCGGGTCGGCAAGGTCGAGGAGATCGCGCTGGCCGAGGGGAAGGTCAAGGTGACCTTCCGCGTCGACACCGACGCCGAGTTCGGCACCGAGACCGGCGCCTCGATCCAGGTCAAGACCCTCCTGGGGTCGATGTACCTCTCCCTCGACCCCGCCGGCGACGACCAGCTCGAGGCCGACTCGGTGATCCCGGTCGAGCGCACCAGCGAGCCGTTCTCGGTCACCAAGGCCTTCGAGGGGCTGGCCGACACCATCGGGGACGGCGAGAGCGACCCCGGCATCGACACCGACCAGCTCGCCGAGTCCCTCTCGGTGCTGGCCGACCTGACCCGCAACACCCCGGAGGAGTTCCGCGGAGCCCTCGACGGGCTGTCCCGGCTCTCCTCGAACCTCGCCGACCGCGACGACGAGCTGAACTCGCTGCTGCAGAACCTGAAGCGGGTCTCGACCGTGCTCGACGACCGCGACGAGGACATCGTCGCGCTCATGGAGGACGCCGACACCCTGTTCGAGGCGCTCCTGCAGCGCCGCCAGCAGCTGCACGACCTGCTCGTCGGGACCCGGACGCTCTCGACGGAGCTGACCCGCCTGGTGCGGCAGAGCCGCACCGACCTCAAGCCGGCGCTCGAGCAGCTCGACAGCGTCCTCGACGTGATCACCAAGAACGAGGACAACCTCGACAACAGCCTGCGGCTGATGGCGCCCTTCTACCGCGTCTTCGCCAACACCCTGGGCACCGGGCCGTGGTTCGACACCTACATCCAGAACCTGCCCCCGATCCCCAACATCCCGAACGGAGGGCTGGGCGGATGA
- a CDS encoding MCE family protein — MRILDAKTLSATIKLGIFMLVTIMATGLLVIVIGNISFQGSRDYKAVFEDVTGVVEGDDVRIAGVRVGTVKDIEIVDGTRGGPDKMAQVSFTVEEGTELTESTFAAIRFRNLVGQRYVSLSQGIGDAGVLDAGATIPASRTDEALDLTQLFNGFKPLFQALSPDDVNKLSFEVIQVFQGEGGTLEGLLQSTASVTSTLADRDAVIGQLLENLDYVLDHIADRDTQLSALIENFRTLVAGLKSDRRAILDSFEGITELTTATADLVQGVRPPFVEDIKELRRLTKNIDDNKAELDRALQVLPIKLEKIGRTAIYGSWFNFYLCDFKGRVRLPGLDLPPVNVQLGAERCDLG, encoded by the coding sequence GTGAGGATCCTCGACGCCAAGACGCTCTCGGCCACCATCAAGCTCGGCATCTTCATGCTCGTCACGATCATGGCGACCGGCCTGCTGGTCATCGTCATCGGCAACATCAGCTTCCAGGGCTCGCGCGACTACAAGGCGGTCTTCGAGGACGTCACCGGCGTGGTCGAGGGCGACGACGTCCGGATCGCCGGGGTGAGGGTCGGCACCGTCAAGGACATCGAGATCGTCGACGGAACCAGGGGCGGGCCCGACAAGATGGCCCAGGTCAGCTTCACCGTCGAGGAGGGCACCGAGCTGACCGAGTCGACGTTCGCGGCGATCCGCTTCCGCAACCTCGTCGGCCAGCGCTACGTCTCGCTGAGCCAGGGCATCGGCGACGCCGGCGTCCTCGACGCCGGCGCCACGATCCCGGCCTCGCGCACCGACGAGGCCCTCGACCTCACCCAGCTGTTCAACGGCTTCAAGCCGCTCTTCCAGGCCCTCTCGCCCGACGACGTCAACAAGCTGTCCTTCGAGGTCATCCAGGTCTTCCAGGGCGAGGGCGGCACGCTCGAGGGGCTGCTCCAGAGCACCGCCTCGGTCACCTCGACCCTCGCCGACCGGGACGCCGTCATCGGCCAGCTCCTCGAGAACCTCGACTACGTCCTGGACCACATCGCCGACCGCGACACCCAGCTGTCGGCGCTGATCGAGAACTTCCGCACCCTCGTCGCCGGCCTCAAGAGCGACCGCCGCGCCATCCTGGACTCCTTCGAGGGCATCACCGAGCTCACCACCGCCACCGCCGACCTCGTCCAGGGGGTGCGCCCGCCGTTCGTCGAGGACATCAAGGAGCTGCGCCGGCTCACCAAGAACATCGACGACAACAAGGCCGAGCTCGACCGGGCGCTCCAGGTGCTGCCGATCAAGCTCGAGAAGATCGGGCGGACCGCCATCTACGGCTCCTGGTTCAACTTCTACCTGTGCGACTTCAAGGGCCGGGTCCGGCTGCCCGGTCTCGACCTGCCGCCGGTGAACGTGCAGCTCGGCGCCGAGAGGTGTGACCTCGGATGA
- a CDS encoding MCE family protein has protein sequence MTSALSRPRVLGIVFLALLLASVYLTFAIFTKKFVQYDEVRLQTTSIGLQLPKRADIKLRGVLVGEVLDYEADADGASVTLGIYPDKIDMIPANVTGSIVPKTLFGEKYVSLVIPERADGVLAEGDTISRTVVSTEVEAVLNDLLPLLETVQPAEINTTLTALATALEGRGEQIGESVEILDGYLQRLNPRIPELVEDLRLTSDVADIYTQILPEVAETLDNTVVTTGTLEDREKKLNALFVDVAGFSDSARTFLADNEENIVRLGELGVAQLRLLARYSTEFPCLTGGIVRAGAGQAEAFRNFKLHIVLETLPRQPRTYDVDDRPRVSVSGGPTCLNLPDPPWDQANPVKRIPDFDDGVDRPTGKGTTRVGTPYLLRDGTGFQGSAGEYALYRDLLAPGLGVTADEVGDLGPLLMSPMARGAAVSLQ, from the coding sequence ATGACCTCCGCGCTCTCCCGGCCCCGCGTGCTCGGCATCGTCTTCCTGGCGCTGCTGCTGGCCAGCGTCTACCTGACGTTCGCGATCTTCACCAAGAAGTTCGTCCAGTACGACGAGGTGCGGCTCCAGACCACCTCGATCGGGCTCCAGCTGCCCAAGCGCGCCGACATCAAGCTGCGCGGCGTCCTGGTCGGCGAGGTCCTCGACTACGAGGCCGACGCCGACGGGGCCTCGGTCACCCTCGGCATCTACCCCGACAAGATCGACATGATCCCGGCGAACGTCACCGGCTCGATCGTCCCCAAGACGCTGTTCGGCGAGAAGTACGTCTCGCTCGTCATCCCCGAGCGGGCCGACGGCGTCCTCGCCGAGGGCGACACGATCTCCCGGACCGTGGTGTCCACCGAGGTCGAGGCGGTGCTCAACGACCTGCTGCCGCTGCTCGAGACGGTGCAGCCGGCCGAGATCAACACGACCCTGACGGCGCTGGCGACCGCCCTGGAGGGCCGGGGCGAGCAGATCGGCGAGAGCGTCGAGATCCTCGACGGCTACCTGCAGCGGCTCAACCCGCGCATCCCCGAGCTGGTCGAGGACCTCCGGCTGACCTCCGACGTCGCCGACATCTACACCCAGATCCTGCCCGAGGTCGCCGAGACCCTCGACAACACCGTGGTCACCACCGGCACCCTGGAGGACCGCGAGAAGAAGCTCAACGCCCTCTTCGTCGACGTCGCCGGCTTCTCCGACAGCGCCCGCACGTTCCTGGCCGACAACGAGGAGAACATCGTCCGGCTCGGTGAGCTCGGGGTGGCCCAGCTGCGGCTCCTGGCCCGCTACTCCACCGAGTTCCCGTGCCTGACCGGCGGCATCGTGCGGGCCGGCGCCGGCCAGGCCGAGGCGTTCCGCAACTTCAAGCTGCACATCGTGCTGGAGACGCTGCCGCGCCAGCCCCGCACGTACGACGTCGACGACCGGCCCCGCGTCTCGGTGAGCGGTGGCCCGACCTGCCTCAACCTCCCCGACCCGCCGTGGGACCAGGCCAACCCCGTCAAGCGGATCCCCGACTTCGACGACGGCGTCGACCGGCCCACCGGCAAGGGCACCACCCGCGTCGGGACGCCGTACCTCCTGCGGGACGGCACCGGGTTCCAGGGCAGCGCAGGGGAGTACGCGCTCTACCGCGACCTGCTCGCGCCCGGTCTCGGCGTCACCGCCGACGAGGTCGGCGACCTCGGGCCGCTGCTGATGAGCCCGATGGCCCGTGGGGCGGCGGTGTCGCTCCAGTGA
- a CDS encoding MlaE family ABC transporter permease, which translates to MSAVPNLRSVYRKPVSALDDLGGQLGFYLRALGAVPRTIARYPREIMRILAEVTLGSGSLAVIGGTVGVILGMTFFTGAQVGLSGYAALNQLGTAAFSGFVSAYFNTREIAPLVSGIALAATVGCGFTAQLGAMRISEEVDALEVMAIPSMPFLVTTRIIGGLIAIIPLYVVGLLSSYVASRLVVTQFYGQSTGTYDHYFNQFLPPGDVLWSFGKVLVFAVVVILIHCYYGYNASGGPAGVGVAVGRAVRSSIVAVNVIDLFLSMAIWGTTTTVRLAG; encoded by the coding sequence GTGAGCGCGGTGCCGAACCTGAGGTCGGTCTACCGGAAGCCGGTCAGCGCCCTCGACGACCTCGGGGGCCAGCTCGGCTTCTACCTGCGCGCGCTCGGCGCGGTGCCGAGGACGATCGCGCGCTACCCCCGGGAGATCATGCGGATCCTGGCCGAGGTCACCCTCGGCTCGGGCTCGCTCGCGGTCATCGGCGGCACCGTCGGGGTGATCCTCGGGATGACGTTCTTCACCGGCGCCCAGGTCGGCCTGTCCGGGTACGCCGCGCTCAACCAGCTCGGCACGGCGGCGTTCTCCGGCTTCGTCTCGGCCTACTTCAACACCCGCGAGATCGCCCCGCTCGTCTCCGGCATCGCGCTCGCCGCCACCGTCGGCTGCGGCTTCACCGCCCAGCTGGGCGCGATGCGGATCTCGGAGGAGGTCGACGCCCTCGAGGTGATGGCGATCCCGTCGATGCCGTTCCTCGTGACGACCCGCATCATCGGCGGCCTGATCGCGATCATCCCGCTCTACGTCGTGGGGCTGCTCTCCTCCTACGTCGCGAGCCGGCTGGTCGTGACGCAGTTCTACGGGCAGAGCACCGGCACCTACGACCACTACTTCAACCAGTTCCTCCCACCCGGGGACGTGCTCTGGTCCTTCGGGAAGGTGCTGGTCTTCGCCGTCGTGGTCATCCTGATCCACTGCTACTACGGCTACAACGCCTCCGGCGGGCCCGCCGGCGTCGGGGTCGCGGTGGGTCGCGCGGTGCGCTCGAGCATCGTCGCGGTCAACGTCATCGACCTGTTCCTGTCGATGGCGATCTGGGGCACCACCACCACGGTCAGGCTGGCGGGCTGA
- a CDS encoding MlaE family ABC transporter permease has protein sequence MSSLTSSRVLAPLGAAGGLFAFALDVLRGLFRRPFQLREFLQQAWFIASVTIIPTALVAIPFGAVIALQVGGLIKQFGAQSFTGSASVLAVIQQAAPIGTALLIAGAGGSAIAADLGARKIREELDAMMVLGIDPIQRLVVPRVLACILVAVFLNGLVSVVGVSGGYVFNVILQDGTPGAYIASFTALAQLPDLYVGLLKAAVFGLLAAIVASYKGMNAGGGPKGVGDAVNESVVITFLLLFVVNFVMSTIYLQLVPPKAG, from the coding sequence GTGTCCTCCCTGACGTCCTCGCGCGTCCTCGCGCCCCTCGGGGCCGCGGGGGGCCTGTTCGCGTTCGCGCTCGACGTCCTGCGCGGGCTCTTCCGGCGACCCTTCCAGCTGCGGGAGTTCCTGCAGCAGGCCTGGTTCATCGCCTCGGTCACCATCATCCCGACCGCGCTCGTCGCGATCCCGTTCGGCGCCGTCATCGCGCTGCAGGTCGGCGGCCTCATCAAGCAGTTCGGCGCCCAGTCGTTCACCGGCTCGGCCTCGGTGCTGGCCGTCATCCAGCAGGCCGCACCCATCGGGACGGCGCTGCTCATCGCCGGCGCCGGCGGCTCCGCGATCGCCGCCGACCTCGGCGCCCGCAAGATCCGCGAGGAGCTCGACGCCATGATGGTGCTCGGGATCGACCCGATCCAGCGGCTCGTCGTCCCGCGGGTGCTGGCCTGCATCCTCGTCGCGGTCTTCCTCAACGGGCTGGTCAGCGTGGTCGGCGTCTCCGGCGGCTACGTCTTCAACGTGATCCTCCAGGACGGCACGCCTGGCGCCTACATCGCCAGCTTCACCGCCCTGGCGCAGCTGCCCGACCTCTACGTCGGCCTGCTCAAGGCGGCGGTCTTCGGCCTCCTCGCCGCGATCGTCGCCTCCTACAAGGGGATGAACGCCGGCGGTGGCCCCAAGGGGGTCGGCGACGCCGTCAACGAGTCGGTCGTCATCACCTTCCTGCTGCTCTTCGTCGTGAACTTCGTGATGAGCACCATCTACCTCCAGCTCGTCCCACCGAAGGCCGGGTGA
- a CDS encoding ABC transporter ATP-binding protein, which produces MGVEIRIENLTKSFGKQMIWGDVSLTVPAGEISVMLGPSGTGKSVLLKTIIGLLKPDSGAVVIEGTDLASCREKELYEIRKLFGVLFQDGAMFGSMNLYDNVAFPLREHTRKSESEVREVVMEKMDLVGLLGAEDKLPGEISGGMRKRAGLARALVLDPEIVLFDEPDSGLDPVRTAFLNQLIIDLNAQIDATFLIVTHDINTARTVPDNIGLLYHRHLAMFGPREMLLSSEEPVVRQFLNAQRVGPIGMSEEKDADELAAESGQELPPLPPIPPQLEPSNGIPRRSQREPGAWCRENGVTPPPGSFDDDVTWATGA; this is translated from the coding sequence ATGGGTGTCGAGATCAGGATCGAGAACCTCACGAAGTCGTTCGGCAAGCAGATGATCTGGGGCGACGTGTCCCTGACCGTCCCCGCCGGCGAGATCAGCGTGATGCTCGGCCCGTCCGGCACCGGCAAGTCGGTCCTGCTCAAGACGATCATCGGCCTGCTCAAGCCCGACAGCGGCGCGGTGGTCATCGAGGGCACCGACCTCGCCTCCTGCCGCGAGAAGGAGCTCTACGAGATCCGCAAGCTCTTCGGCGTGCTGTTCCAGGACGGGGCGATGTTCGGCTCCATGAACCTCTACGACAACGTCGCCTTCCCGTTGCGCGAGCACACGAGGAAGTCGGAGTCCGAGGTCCGCGAAGTCGTGATGGAGAAGATGGACCTGGTCGGCCTGCTCGGGGCCGAGGACAAGCTGCCCGGCGAGATCTCCGGCGGCATGCGCAAGCGCGCCGGGCTGGCCCGCGCCCTGGTGCTCGACCCCGAGATCGTGCTCTTCGACGAGCCCGACTCCGGCCTGGACCCGGTGCGCACGGCGTTCCTCAACCAGCTGATCATCGACCTCAACGCCCAGATCGACGCGACGTTCCTCATCGTCACCCACGACATCAACACCGCGCGCACCGTGCCCGACAACATCGGCCTGCTCTACCACCGCCACCTGGCGATGTTCGGGCCGCGGGAGATGCTGCTCAGCTCCGAGGAGCCGGTGGTGCGCCAGTTCCTCAACGCCCAGCGGGTCGGCCCGATCGGCATGTCGGAGGAGAAGGACGCCGACGAGCTCGCCGCCGAGTCGGGCCAGGAGCTGCCGCCGCTGCCGCCCATCCCGCCGCAGCTCGAGCCGTCGAACGGGATCCCGCGTCGCAGCCAGCGCGAGCCCGGTGCCTGGTGCCGCGAGAACGGCGTGACGCCGCCGCCGGGGTCCTTCGACGACGACGTCACGTGGGCGACCGGGGCCTGA
- the rplL gene encoding 50S ribosomal protein L7/L12 → MAKLSTDELLDAFKEMTLIELSEFVKQFEETFGVTAAAPVAVAAAPGAAAPAEAEAAQDEFDVVLEAAGEKKINVIKEVRALTSLGLKEAKELVEAAPKAVLEKVDKAAADKAKEALEAAGATVTLK, encoded by the coding sequence ATGGCGAAGCTCAGCACCGACGAGCTCCTTGACGCCTTCAAGGAGATGACCCTCATCGAGCTCTCCGAGTTCGTGAAGCAGTTCGAGGAGACCTTCGGCGTCACCGCCGCCGCTCCCGTCGCCGTGGCCGCTGCGCCCGGCGCCGCTGCCCCGGCCGAGGCCGAGGCCGCTCAGGACGAGTTCGACGTCGTCCTCGAGGCTGCCGGCGAGAAGAAGATCAACGTCATCAAGGAGGTGCGCGCCCTCACCTCGCTCGGCCTGAAGGAGGCCAAGGAGCTGGTCGAGGCCGCCCCCAAGGCGGTCCTGGAGAAGGTCGACAAGGCTGCGGCCGACAAGGCGAAGGAGGCCCTCGAGGCCGCCGGCGCCACCGTCACCCTCAAGTGA